The Halobacterium noricense genome has a window encoding:
- a CDS encoding ISH3 family transposase produces MSTTQQADSEIHEDQLLNFLVNTLEEEVPLSLANNAEITTEGIYEVLVGACADGTSVSTLCASSQNGPAANTILYHLRTKFEPKRLERVANTLLRRDIVELLPEQVEVCADLHLRPYYGDEDDTENLYHSEAKRGTTAFHAYATLYARVKNKRYTLAVRRLEDGDTASSVLAEFLGVLDGLDADVKAVYLDRGFYDSKCLTLLQAHNYAYVVPIIQWGKTIQQELAEGWSRVIQHDLTGKLDGHSWTVEFPVYIDCTYLNGRYDDHGVARHGYAADAPFIETPRQARYHYSKRFGIESSYRLSEQAIATTTTRNATVRLLYVVVSLLLQNAWRYLHYEYVATPRRGGRRLWWWPYKEFVNMVRRAAWTALAVRRAVPANRPPDDRFHR; encoded by the coding sequence GTGTCTACGACCCAGCAAGCAGACAGTGAGATTCACGAGGACCAGCTTCTTAACTTTCTCGTCAACACCCTTGAGGAGGAAGTTCCGCTTTCCTTAGCCAATAACGCTGAAATCACTACTGAGGGCATCTATGAGGTCCTCGTCGGCGCTTGCGCCGACGGGACCTCTGTCTCTACGCTCTGTGCGTCGAGTCAGAACGGCCCCGCTGCCAACACGATCCTCTACCATCTCCGGACGAAGTTCGAGCCCAAACGGCTCGAACGAGTCGCTAACACGCTTCTTCGACGAGATATCGTCGAACTGCTTCCTGAGCAGGTGGAGGTCTGCGCAGACCTCCACCTGCGGCCCTACTACGGTGATGAAGACGACACGGAGAACCTCTATCACTCGGAAGCCAAGCGTGGAACCACCGCATTCCACGCCTACGCCACACTCTACGCGCGTGTGAAGAACAAACGATATACGCTGGCGGTGCGCCGTCTCGAAGACGGCGACACCGCCAGCAGTGTCCTCGCTGAGTTTCTTGGTGTACTCGACGGCCTTGACGCCGATGTCAAGGCCGTCTACCTTGATCGCGGATTCTACGACAGCAAGTGTCTCACGCTGTTGCAGGCGCACAACTACGCCTACGTGGTCCCGATCATTCAGTGGGGGAAGACGATTCAGCAGGAACTTGCGGAAGGGTGGAGTCGCGTCATTCAACACGATCTGACGGGGAAACTCGACGGTCACAGCTGGACCGTCGAGTTTCCCGTCTACATCGACTGTACGTACCTGAACGGACGGTACGACGACCACGGTGTGGCGCGTCACGGCTACGCCGCTGACGCGCCGTTTATCGAGACACCACGCCAGGCTCGATACCATTACTCGAAACGCTTCGGTATCGAGTCAAGCTATCGCTTGTCCGAGCAAGCGATAGCGACGACAACGACGCGAAACGCGACGGTGAGACTTCTGTACGTTGTGGTGAGTCTGCTCTTGCAGAATGCGTGGCGGTATCTGCACTACGAATACGTGGCGACGCCGCGCCGAGGCGGGCGTCGCCTCTGGTGGTGGCCGTACAAGGAGTTCGTGAATATGGTTCGGCGGGCTGCGTGGACGGCCCTCGCGGTGCGTCGGGCCGTCCCCGCGAATCGGCCACCTGACGACCGGTTCCACCGGTAG
- a CDS encoding ParA family protein, with product MARTISYTVYSEAGGVGKTTLAANLAHGHEENGDDVLAIDLDPQEGSLTHLLDVGENRADPDADNIVRHLIGQPRGDVEDLIEETEEGIDVIPSHHMLERLTRLLYEAEDRADGEFHPERQLHRVLGESGIPSEYDVILVDPPATSGDHLYNAIYATRSLVLPLELSGKGEQSVEGLGELVDGLERNVGIDVGVLAVVPNGVKHTTDQEEYREEIEDLGYNVPVVIDDRTSLMQGMWREQCTAFRYVEEHRSRRRDYEVETLEEIRELVQFITRETRGVEV from the coding sequence ATGGCACGAACGATTTCATACACGGTCTACAGCGAGGCCGGCGGCGTCGGCAAAACGACGCTCGCAGCGAACCTCGCACATGGCCACGAAGAGAACGGTGACGACGTCCTCGCTATCGACCTCGACCCGCAGGAAGGATCCCTGACGCACCTGCTGGACGTCGGAGAGAACCGCGCGGACCCGGACGCAGACAACATCGTCCGACACCTCATCGGCCAGCCGAGAGGAGACGTTGAGGACCTCATCGAGGAGACCGAGGAAGGCATCGACGTCATCCCGAGTCATCACATGCTGGAGCGGCTCACCCGTCTCCTCTACGAGGCAGAGGACCGCGCTGACGGTGAGTTCCATCCGGAACGCCAGTTACATCGCGTGCTCGGCGAATCAGGCATCCCGAGCGAGTACGACGTGATTCTGGTCGACCCACCGGCGACGAGCGGCGACCATCTCTACAACGCGATTTACGCGACGCGCTCGCTCGTGCTGCCGCTAGAACTGTCCGGGAAGGGAGAGCAAAGCGTCGAAGGCCTCGGTGAGCTCGTCGACGGGCTTGAGCGGAACGTCGGCATCGACGTCGGCGTGCTCGCGGTCGTGCCGAACGGTGTCAAGCACACGACCGACCAGGAGGAGTACCGCGAGGAGATCGAGGACCTCGGCTACAACGTGCCCGTGGTCATCGACGACCGGACGTCGCTGATGCAGGGCATGTGGCGCGAGCAGTGTACGGCGTTCCGCTACGTCGAGGAGCACCGTTCGCGGCGCCGCGACTACGAGGTCGAGACGCTTGAGGAGATTCGAGAGCTCGTGCAGTTCATTACACGCGAAACGCGGGGTGTTGAGGTATGA
- a CDS encoding HVO_A0114 family putative DNA-binding protein produces the protein MTDTSGDGWPEKYRDPRDRPHPDVLRVTVEGFDHTREQTLAAADAVSDGDEQPAVVSFATVGELWNVFMNRRLELLRVLVAAEGAAESISALAEALDRDYRTVHDDVTRLADYGLLFIADDGQAKRPYVPYERMHLDVELAGAESSDEPAPT, from the coding sequence ATGACTGACACGTCTGGCGACGGCTGGCCCGAGAAGTACCGCGACCCTCGCGACCGCCCTCACCCTGACGTCCTTCGCGTCACCGTCGAGGGCTTCGACCACACACGCGAGCAGACGCTTGCCGCTGCTGATGCGGTTAGCGATGGCGATGAGCAGCCGGCAGTCGTCTCGTTCGCAACGGTGGGTGAACTCTGGAACGTCTTCATGAACCGGCGTCTCGAACTGCTGCGCGTGCTTGTCGCGGCCGAGGGTGCCGCAGAGAGTATCTCTGCGCTCGCGGAGGCGCTTGACCGCGACTACCGGACCGTCCACGACGACGTCACCCGACTCGCAGACTACGGTCTGTTGTTCATCGCTGACGATGGACAGGCGAAGCGGCCGTACGTTCCCTACGAGCGAATGCACCTGGATGTTGAGTTGGCCGGAGCCGAATCCAGCGACGAACCCGCACCCACCTGA
- a CDS encoding DUF7563 family protein, translated as MPECQNCGSHVTDAYARVFTPDDVTSPRACPSCETVTRDRNGIREKRT; from the coding sequence ATGCCGGAGTGCCAGAACTGTGGGAGTCACGTCACCGATGCCTATGCCCGTGTGTTTACGCCGGACGACGTGACGAGCCCACGCGCCTGCCCCAGCTGTGAGACCGTCACGCGTGATCGCAATGGCATCCGTGAGAAACGAACCTGA
- a CDS encoding MarR family transcriptional regulator, translating into MGDSNDENPYVVIPDTDEYYALGFLVPNRGEQFTPSEIAASTDMSEADAADTMTTLFEDDLVERSQGAYYVPVDRAEELQRRLESVDAAAKLHDATPDDAYAVEGWEEQVDSL; encoded by the coding sequence ATGGGTGATTCGAACGACGAGAACCCGTATGTGGTCATTCCAGACACTGACGAGTACTATGCGCTGGGCTTTCTCGTCCCCAATCGCGGAGAGCAATTCACGCCGTCTGAGATTGCCGCCAGCACCGACATGAGTGAAGCGGACGCAGCAGACACGATGACCACCCTTTTCGAAGACGACCTCGTCGAACGGTCTCAGGGAGCCTATTACGTCCCGGTAGATCGCGCAGAAGAGCTTCAACGGCGGCTTGAGTCGGTTGATGCCGCCGCAAAGTTACATGATGCCACGCCCGATGATGCCTATGCTGTTGAAGGCTGGGAGGAGCAGGTGGACTCTCTATAA
- a CDS encoding orc1/cdc6 family replication initiation protein: MADFTFEQDTQIFRDRDALTEDYTPNTLVGRDDELEEFHAALQPVINDENPSNIFLYGKSGVGKTAATRYLLGQLQEDVEEVPGVSVTVVEVNCDGLNTSYQTAIEIVNQLRPHEDQIASTGYPQSKVYQFLWEELDACDGTVLIVLDEVDHLNDDSILYQLTRARDNGNISDVNLGIIGISNDLTFRENLSSKVRSSLCERVVSFSAYDARQLREVLKQREEVAFYDDTLSEDVIPLCAAHGARESGDARRALDLLLMAGDLARKNHDEMIREEHVNRGKEEIEKEIIAEGISDLSEHARVLLRTLMNMTNEGATPARTQEIIPIYRKICEETGKDPVSVRSIRDNLAALSQLGIASRNEINQGRSGGKFTKHELVYEVKTIQSALASIGD; this comes from the coding sequence ATGGCCGACTTCACGTTCGAACAGGACACCCAGATCTTCCGGGATCGAGACGCCCTCACGGAGGACTACACTCCGAACACACTCGTCGGGCGCGACGACGAACTCGAGGAGTTCCACGCGGCCCTCCAACCAGTCATCAACGACGAAAACCCCTCCAACATCTTCCTCTACGGGAAAAGCGGCGTCGGGAAAACAGCCGCCACCCGATATCTTCTCGGCCAACTCCAGGAAGACGTTGAAGAAGTCCCCGGCGTCAGCGTCACTGTCGTCGAAGTGAACTGCGACGGCCTCAACACCAGCTACCAGACCGCCATCGAGATTGTCAACCAGCTCCGGCCACACGAAGACCAGATTGCTTCGACTGGCTACCCCCAGTCGAAGGTCTACCAGTTCCTCTGGGAGGAACTAGACGCCTGTGATGGGACGGTCCTCATCGTCCTTGACGAAGTTGACCATCTCAACGACGATTCAATTCTCTACCAGCTCACCCGAGCTCGAGACAACGGCAACATCTCCGACGTCAACCTCGGTATTATCGGCATCTCGAACGACCTGACGTTCCGCGAGAATCTCTCGTCAAAAGTTCGTTCATCCCTCTGTGAGCGCGTGGTCAGTTTCTCCGCCTACGATGCGCGACAGCTCCGAGAAGTCCTCAAACAGCGTGAAGAAGTGGCGTTCTACGACGACACGCTGAGTGAGGATGTAATTCCGCTTTGTGCTGCGCATGGAGCGCGTGAGTCGGGTGATGCGCGACGGGCGCTTGATCTGCTCTTGATGGCGGGCGATCTCGCGAGAAAGAACCACGATGAGATGATTCGAGAGGAGCACGTCAATCGGGGGAAAGAAGAGATTGAGAAGGAGATTATCGCGGAGGGGATTTCGGATCTTTCCGAGCACGCACGGGTTCTCCTGCGGACGTTGATGAATATGACTAACGAGGGTGCGACGCCGGCACGGACTCAAGAGATTATTCCGATTTACCGGAAGATCTGTGAGGAGACGGGGAAGGACCCTGTGTCGGTGCGGTCGATTCGGGATAATCTTGCGGCTCTTAGCCAGCTTGGGATTGCGTCTCGGAACGAGATTAATCAGGGACGGAGTGGTGGGAAGTTCACGAAACACGAGCTGGTGTATGAAGTGAAGACGATTCAATCCGCATTAGCGAGTATTGGGGATTGA
- a CDS encoding DUF7837 family putative zinc-binding protein, with translation MASQNPRVGVCPRCGDSINHWHVLVEYETGNDARYWAECPGCGGVVDPNA, from the coding sequence ATGGCCTCGCAGAATCCCCGAGTTGGCGTCTGTCCCCGATGTGGCGACTCGATCAACCACTGGCATGTCCTCGTTGAGTACGAGACCGGCAACGACGCACGGTACTGGGCGGAATGCCCGGGCTGTGGCGGCGTTGTCGATCCGAACGCATGA
- a CDS encoding transposase translates to MASATLQDDPSVETFFNVAETETLALFEHLSFEFLEEFDVFAPAQTGRTREHEPPELMRGFLHCYYKDIYGIRPVERELRNTVVWLSCGFDRPPSRDAVDRFLTDLEHVVDEVFDRLVEQAAVRGLLDLTYCIDSTDVRAMPADQDASKCYDPTDDEYYYGYGCTIVSTGQKIPIAAEFTESKQAPEETAMRVTRDALAVAKPIWMVGDSAYDTLDWHDHLLAAGVVPVAPYNARNTDDPKDIEYRVEDRITEHSEDVQLKQSTLDETYNRRTGVERTNESVKDCGLGRTHARGRVHARAQVFVALCLRLVVAITNYERGDNPGSTIITV, encoded by the coding sequence ATGGCCTCAGCGACCCTGCAAGATGATCCTTCGGTAGAGACGTTCTTCAATGTCGCGGAGACCGAGACGCTAGCGCTGTTTGAGCACCTCTCCTTCGAGTTTCTCGAAGAGTTCGACGTGTTCGCCCCGGCGCAGACGGGGCGAACACGAGAGCACGAACCACCAGAGCTGATGCGTGGCTTCCTCCACTGCTACTACAAGGACATCTATGGAATTCGTCCAGTTGAACGAGAGCTTCGGAACACGGTTGTCTGGCTGAGCTGTGGCTTCGATCGACCGCCGTCGAGAGACGCGGTCGATCGCTTTCTCACCGACCTCGAACACGTCGTCGACGAAGTCTTTGACCGACTCGTCGAGCAGGCCGCCGTCCGCGGCCTGCTCGACTTGACCTACTGTATCGATTCAACGGACGTGAGGGCGATGCCTGCCGATCAAGACGCGTCGAAGTGCTACGATCCAACCGACGACGAGTACTACTACGGCTACGGCTGTACGATCGTCTCGACCGGGCAAAAGATCCCAATCGCGGCGGAATTCACAGAGAGTAAACAAGCGCCAGAGGAGACGGCGATGCGCGTCACGCGTGACGCGCTCGCCGTCGCCAAGCCGATCTGGATGGTCGGTGACAGCGCCTACGACACGCTCGACTGGCACGACCACCTGCTGGCCGCAGGGGTCGTGCCAGTCGCGCCGTACAACGCGCGAAACACTGACGACCCGAAAGACATCGAGTACAGGGTCGAAGACCGCATCACCGAACACAGCGAGGACGTTCAGCTGAAGCAGTCCACGTTGGATGAGACGTACAACCGCCGTACTGGAGTCGAACGAACCAACGAATCAGTGAAGGACTGCGGCCTCGGGCGAACGCACGCCCGAGGCCGCGTCCACGCACGGGCGCAGGTGTTTGTTGCCCTGTGCCTTCGCCTCGTCGTCGCTATCACCAACTACGAACGTGGAGACAATCCGGGAAGTACGATCATCACGGTGTGA
- a CDS encoding HVO_A0114 family putative DNA-binding protein — MTQTLHVTIGSPDRSGLEDHLKAIDAGEDVTAHNPTLAIEDLETFGRVFRSTNLELLEAIVEHNPSSIRELARLVDRNPPEVLENVNELADYGLLELKEDGQAKRPVVWYDKIDIDLPLTSTGAQRDPANA, encoded by the coding sequence ATGACTCAGACACTCCACGTCACGATTGGCTCCCCCGACCGTAGCGGCCTCGAAGACCATCTCAAAGCGATTGATGCTGGTGAGGACGTCACGGCCCACAATCCGACGCTTGCCATCGAAGACCTCGAAACGTTCGGGCGGGTGTTCCGCAGCACGAACCTTGAGCTCCTAGAAGCTATCGTCGAACACAATCCCAGCAGCATTCGGGAACTTGCGCGTCTCGTCGACCGGAACCCCCCGGAGGTCTTGGAGAACGTCAACGAGCTCGCAGACTACGGCCTCCTAGAACTCAAGGAAGATGGACAGGCGAAACGCCCGGTCGTCTGGTACGACAAGATCGACATCGACCTCCCGCTGACGTCGACGGGAGCCCAACGGGACCCGGCAAACGCCTAG
- a CDS encoding DUF7344 domain-containing protein produces the protein MDDTTDDTASLAIPMDPDVAFNAISNSRRRRVLLSLSRTSGELTANELAFEIAAIENSVDPSKVGSDERTSVYITLTQSHLETLAECGAIDYDGRSKTATAADATEPLAEYIRRLQTACYKPESEDPS, from the coding sequence ATGGACGATACAACCGACGACACGGCGTCGCTCGCCATCCCGATGGACCCCGACGTCGCGTTCAACGCAATCTCGAATAGTCGTCGTCGACGCGTCTTGTTATCGTTGTCACGCACCAGCGGCGAGCTCACCGCTAACGAACTCGCCTTCGAAATCGCGGCCATCGAAAATTCAGTCGACCCCAGCAAAGTCGGCAGTGACGAGCGGACGTCCGTCTACATCACGCTCACCCAATCACATCTCGAGACGCTCGCTGAGTGCGGTGCTATCGACTATGATGGCCGTTCGAAGACTGCGACTGCGGCGGATGCAACCGAACCGCTCGCCGAATACATCCGCCGACTCCAAACGGCGTGCTACAAGCCAGAATCGGAGGACCCCTCATGA
- a CDS encoding toxin-antitoxin system TumE family protein yields the protein MSDEVIVLEDEIEAYADNTVARIRILDVPESDKFPEGVKYAFHYGEAGGDTPIIRFDNLYRAWRAALPEEKRTNW from the coding sequence ATGAGCGATGAGGTCATCGTTCTCGAAGACGAAATCGAAGCCTACGCGGACAACACAGTCGCCCGAATCCGCATCCTCGACGTCCCCGAATCCGACAAATTCCCTGAAGGCGTCAAATACGCGTTCCACTACGGCGAAGCCGGCGGCGACACGCCCATCATTCGATTCGACAACCTCTACCGAGCGTGGCGGGCAGCACTCCCCGAAGAGAAACGCACCAACTGGTAG
- a CDS encoding helix-turn-helix transcriptional regulator translates to MDLNETDQLILAKLREGRCTPRYLADELTRNKSYVSQRLRHLQDEGYVDRVHRGLYRLTAVDPSHVSADELVESCEPEELVSPCEDSSQYDSTANEVPSEISSLRIEFGTDDIASVASRVCQSGTDEEQLALESLIHDILWVLIQDGELPGKALRTKIKQLNDLDVVDFRDIHQYKVAITNRLTNHPQISVRRNSRSRDVVYTGESPVVRL, encoded by the coding sequence ATGGACTTGAATGAGACAGACCAGCTGATTTTAGCGAAGCTCAGAGAGGGCAGGTGCACCCCGCGGTATTTAGCAGATGAACTCACCCGAAACAAATCGTATGTAAGTCAGCGGTTACGGCATCTCCAAGATGAAGGATACGTTGATCGCGTCCATCGAGGATTGTACCGACTTACCGCTGTTGACCCATCTCACGTTTCCGCCGATGAGCTAGTAGAATCGTGTGAGCCAGAGGAGTTAGTTTCCCCGTGTGAAGACTCCAGTCAATACGATTCCACAGCGAATGAAGTCCCGTCTGAGATATCCTCACTACGTATCGAATTCGGCACTGACGATATTGCGAGCGTGGCCTCACGTGTCTGTCAATCCGGGACGGACGAAGAGCAACTGGCCCTGGAGTCACTCATTCACGATATCCTGTGGGTACTCATTCAAGATGGGGAGCTACCGGGGAAGGCCCTTCGGACCAAAATAAAGCAGCTGAACGATCTCGACGTCGTTGATTTCAGGGATATCCACCAGTACAAGGTTGCAATCACGAACAGACTCACAAACCACCCTCAAATTAGCGTGCGACGTAATTCACGATCGAGAGACGTGGTCTATACTGGCGAATCACCTGTGGTCCGTTTGTAA